In Drosophila simulans strain w501 chromosome X, Prin_Dsim_3.1, whole genome shotgun sequence, one DNA window encodes the following:
- the LOC120285389 gene encoding protein new-glue 2 has translation MKITLVLVLLATILGCVMIHQSEAASTTTTTSATATTTTSASATTASSSDTTTTSSSSDTTTTASPSSSKKKKTVTHYKRKVKKPKKVRKIKRRRGLRSRNGRSSRNRRSDE, from the coding sequence ATGAAGATCACCCTGGTACTCGTACTCCTCGCCACCATCCTCGGCTGTGTGATGATCCACCAGTCGGAGGCGGCCTccaccaccacgaccaccTCCGCCACGGCGACCACCACTACTTCCGCCTCGGCCACCACTGCTTCCTCCTCGGACACCACCACtacttcctcctcctctgacACCACCACAACAGCCTCACCTTCAAGctccaaaaagaagaagacTGTCACGCACTACAAGCGGAAGGTCAAGAAGCCAAAGAAGGTCAGGAAAATCAAGAGGAGGAGGGGTCTCAGGAGCCGCAATggtcgcagcagcagaaaccgCAGATCCGATGAATGA
- the LOC6725006 gene encoding protein new-glue 2: MKITLVLVLLATFLGCVMIHQSEAASTTTTTSATATTTTSASATTASSSDTTTTSSSSDTTTTASPSSSKKKKTVTHYKRKVKKPKKVRKIRRRRGLRSRRGRSSSNRRSDE, translated from the coding sequence ATGAAGATCACCCTGGTACTCGTACTCCTCGCCACCTTCCTCGGCTGTGTGATGATCCACCAGTCGGAGGCGGCCTccaccaccacgaccaccTCCGCCACGGCGACCACCACTACTTCCGCCTCGGCCACCACTGCTTCCTCCTCGGACACCACCACtacttcctcctcctctgacACCACCACAACAGCCTCACCTTCAAgctccaaaaaaaagaagactgTCACTCACTACAAGCGGAAGGTCAAGAAGCCAAAGAAGGTCAGGAAaatcaggaggaggaggggtctCAGGAGCCGCAGAGGTCGTAGCAGCAGTAACCGCAGATCCGATGAATGA
- the LOC27206366 gene encoding protein new-glue 4 has protein sequence MEWKLLLIVLPWLLVCKIFYKVEDFTEPDVVYQSIDYHPEDYIDSFTDFQKHDYFQY, from the coding sequence ATGGAATGGAAACTGCTGCTGATAGTCCTGCCCTGGCTGCTCGTCtgcaaaattttttataaggtCGAGGACTTTACGGAGCCTGATGTCGTTTACCAAAGCATTGACTATCATCCCGAGGACTACATCGACTCCTTCACCGATTTCCAGAAGCATGACTACTTTCAGTATTGA
- the LOC27206365 gene encoding pre-intermoult gene 1 protein — MATWHYRIPQSQIEYSVEMKLTKLMLLFVCLGLFVTLVVSADTDSDADLDSAADSDEDSTASGSTATSTTESSASDSSGSSDDASGSSSDVDDGSADDSDSGSDSDYDTPTTAPVVKRRANRKKANNNKKRASNNNRKKANNNRKRASSNNNRRKRASNNNNRKKASNNNNRRRNNNARRRG, encoded by the coding sequence ATGGCGACATGGCATTATCGGATCCCTCAGAGTCAAATAGAATATAGTGTCGAAATGAAGTTGACAAAGTTAATGTTGCTCTTCGTGTGCCTGGGGCTTTTCGTAACCCTGGTGGTGAGTGCCGATACGGACTCGGATGCCGACTTGGATTCGGCCGCCGATTCCGATGAGGATTCAACCGCATCTGGATCCACAGCAACCTCAACCACAGAGTCCAGTGCCTCGGACAGTTCCGGTTCCTCAGATGATGCTTCTGGCAGTAGCTCCGATGTGGACGATGGTTCCGCCGATGACAGTGATTCTGGATCCGATTCGGATTACGATACACCCACTACAGCTCCCGTCGTAAAAAGGAGGGCCAATAGGAAGaaggctaacaacaacaagaagagagctagcaacaacaacaggaagaaggccaacaacaacaggaagagggccagcagcaacaacaatcgcagAAAGAGGGcgtccaacaacaacaacagaaagaAGGcatccaacaacaacaacaggcgcAGGAACAACAATGCCAGGAGGCGTGGTTAG
- the LOC27206380 gene encoding protein new-glue 2, whose product MKITLVLVLLATFLGCVVIHQSEAASTTTTTSATATTTTSASATTASSSDTTTTSSSSDTTTTASPSSSKKKKTVTHYKRKVKKPKKVRKIKRRRGLRSRRGRSSSNRRSDE is encoded by the coding sequence ATGAAGATCACCCTGGTACTCGTACTCCTCGCCACCTTCCTCGGCTGTGTGGTGATCCACCAGTCGGAGGCGGCCTccaccaccacgaccaccTCCGCCACGGCGACCACCACTACTTCCGCCTCGGCCACCACTGCTTCCTCCTCGGACACCACCACtacttcctcctcctctgacACCACCACAACAGCCTCACCTTCAAgctccaaaaaaaagaagactgTCACTCACTATAAGCGGAAGGTCAAGAAGCCAAAGAAGGTCAGGAAAATCAAGAGGAGGAGGGGTCTCAGGAGCCGCAGAGGTCGTAGCAGCAGTAACCGCAGATCCGATGAATGA
- the LOC6725007 gene encoding protein new-glue 3 → MRYSCVLLLLATVACLLIAETGGASTTTTTSASATTTTSASATTAASDTTTTTAATTTTTSSSSKKKKKKRTVHFTSHVYRPRRIRHIHRHKSDEESSTDRTSTRNRRRRRSSSSSSSGSTSSRSSSGNSRIRRRRARRARRL, encoded by the coding sequence ATGCGCTACTCCTGTGTTCTTTTGCTCCTGGCCACCGTTGCCTGTCTGCTAATCGCAGAGACAGGTGGCGCCTCGACCACCACGACCACTTCTGCTTCGGCTACCACCACCACTTCCGCCTCGGCCACAACCGCCGCGTCGGACACAACTACAACCACAGCGGCGACCACaaccaccacctcctcctcctcaaagaaaaaaaagaagaagaggacGGTCCACTTTACAAGTCATGTGTATAGGCCAAGGCGGATACGACATATCCATAGGCACAAGTCCGACGAAGAAAGCTCCACCGATCGCACCAGCACTCGCAACCGTCGTCgtcgccgcagcagcagcagcagcagcagtggcagcaccagtagccgcagcagcagtggtAACAGCCGCATCCGCCGCAGGAGAGCCCGACGTGCACGGCGCCTGTGA
- the LOC6725012 gene encoding salivary glue protein Sgs-4 encodes MRLELLVVLLVGLAALSPSCSTCCKTEPPKCDTKPPSCVTEPPNCNTEPPKCDTKPPSCVTEPPNCNTQPPKCDTKPPSCVTEPPNCNTEPPTCDTEPPTCDTEPPTCDTEPPTCDTEPPTCDTEPPTCDTEPPKCDTEPPKCDTEPPTCGTEPPKCDTKPPCEEHTPKSPCTKRIKRRRTKRTKRRRSSKKIVHHHHRPGTKPESGCGCGSKNESGGGGSGCILKDLLTPKCPKSEPKPQAPCKPVPKCKPEPKPKAPSKTPCDTPKKNKNPNKKPRKTQPQKGGC; translated from the coding sequence ATGCGCTTGGAGTTGTTGGTTGTGTTATTGGTGGGGCTGGCTGCACTCTCGCCGTCATGTTCTACATGCTGTAAAACTGAACCACCCAAATGCGATACCAAACCACCGAGTTGTGTCACCGAACCACCCAACTGCAATACCGAACCACCCAAATGCGATACCAAACCACCGAGTTGTGTCACCGAACCACCTAACTGCAATACCCAACCACCCAAATGCGATACCAAACCACCGAGTTGCGTCACCGAACCACCCAACTGCAATACCGAACCACCCACATGCGACACCGAACCACCCACATGCGACACCGAACCACCCACATGCGACACCGAACCACCCACATGCGACACCGAACCACCCACATGCGACACCGAACCACCCACATGCGACACCGAACCACCGAAATGCGACACCGAACCACCGAAATGCGACACCGAACCACCCACATGCGGCACCGAACCACCCAAATGCGATACCAAGCCACCGTGTGAAGAGCATACTCCTAAATCGCCTTGTACGAAACGCATCAAGCGACGGCGCACAAAAAGAACCAAGCGTCGTCGATCCAGCAAAAAGATAgtgcatcatcatcaccgTCCGGGAACGAAACCAGAATCGGGATGTGGCTGTGGATCGAAGAATGAGTCGGGAGGTGGAGGAAGCGGGTGTATTTTGAAGGACCTGCTAACACCGAAGTGCCCCAAATCCGAGCCGAAGCCTCAAGCCCCGTGCAAGCCTGTACCCAAGTGTAAACCCGAACCGAAACCAAAAGCCCCATCGAAAACTCCGTGCGATACACCCAAGAAGAACAAGAACCCCAACAAGAAACCACGGAAGACCCAGCCACAAAAAGGTGGTTGCTAA